A window from Leptolyngbyaceae cyanobacterium encodes these proteins:
- a CDS encoding Uma2 family endonuclease, whose translation MTSSLPKSMVSQLTTPQHLPPLENGDRLIRPEFERRYSAMPEIRKAELIEGVVYMASPLRFRPHAKPHGCLITWLGVYQAATPQVEMGIEPTVRLDIDNEPQPDGVLLISQESGGNSTLSEDGYLEGAPELIVEIAASSAAIDLGDKKRAYRRNGVQEYIVWQVFDQKIDWFRLQEGDYVSLISNEQGVICSVVFPGLWLDVAAMLEGNMQQVLAILQAGINSEEHESFVQRLRERQG comes from the coding sequence ATGACTTCTTCACTGCCTAAATCAATGGTTTCTCAGCTGACAACTCCTCAACATTTGCCACCTCTGGAAAATGGCGATCGATTAATTCGTCCTGAATTCGAGCGCCGTTACAGCGCTATGCCAGAAATCAGAAAAGCCGAACTAATTGAAGGAGTTGTTTATATGGCATCACCATTACGTTTTAGACCCCATGCCAAACCGCACGGATGCTTAATCACTTGGTTGGGAGTTTATCAAGCTGCAACACCCCAAGTAGAAATGGGAATTGAACCAACAGTACGATTGGATATTGACAACGAACCGCAACCGGATGGGGTATTATTAATCAGTCAAGAAAGTGGCGGTAACTCAACTTTGAGCGAAGATGGATACTTGGAGGGAGCGCCAGAATTGATCGTAGAAATTGCGGCGAGTAGTGCAGCGATCGATCTTGGCGATAAAAAACGTGCCTATCGCCGGAATGGGGTACAGGAATACATTGTTTGGCAGGTATTTGACCAAAAAATTGATTGGTTTAGGTTGCAAGAGGGGGATTATGTTTCGTTAATATCTAATGAGCAAGGGGTGATTTGCTCAGTGGTATTTCCGGGATTGTGGTTAGATGTGGCTGCGATGTTAGAAGGAAATATGCAGCAAGTGTTGGCTATTTTGCAAGCTGGAATTAATTCGGAGGAACATGAAAGTTTTGTCCAGCGATTAAGAGAACGGCAAGGATAA
- a CDS encoding dynamin family protein: MSYKVETDRFLQDLEKVAQARSQVSQSLSKMAETIEQAELEGKKTSGGLGLEREIEDIKVASKNFRKGVFRLLVLGDMKRGKSTFLNALIGENLLPSDVNPCTAVLTLLRYGPEKKVTVFFKDGKNPKELDFKSFKHSYTIDPAEAKRLEQEKKQAFPDVDYAVVEYPLPLLEKGVEIVDSPGLNDTEARNELSLGYINNCHAILFVLRASQPCTLGERRYLENYIKGRGLSVFFLVNAWDQIRESLIDPDDTEELQEAEDRLRKVFKANLAEYCVVDGYDVYDERVFEISAIKALRKRIKEPYASLEGTGFTEFMGSLNTFLTKERAISEIRQARTLARQASNRVKETIARRIPLLEQNVNEFKERIDSVEPEFKNLTNIRDQFKQEIQSLRDSKAKGIADSFRGYVMNLGNTFETDFLQYQPNLRFGDFLDAGKRAAFEAALVQAFEQYMNDKLSAWSFTAEKEMNGAFSQLAKSAANYGASYSKITDKITEKLTGQKIPTASNNVPEDNSPAWANWAMGLVSVASGNMAGAALLGAGFNWKNILINLVAVFGLRSVILAIFPATIILGPIGVALLGLGVGVLQADQARKEVVKAAKKELVKHLPQVAQQQWQPVYDAVKECFDTYEKEVSDRINDDINSRKAELDNLLQQKQSREINYQTELARLKKIESDVSSESQQVEVIYQNFLRSVA, translated from the coding sequence ATGAGTTACAAAGTTGAAACTGACCGTTTTCTCCAAGATTTGGAAAAAGTAGCGCAAGCACGTTCTCAAGTTTCCCAATCTCTCAGCAAGATGGCAGAAACGATCGAACAAGCAGAATTAGAAGGAAAGAAAACGTCTGGCGGACTTGGATTAGAAAGAGAAATTGAAGATATCAAAGTAGCTAGTAAAAATTTTCGTAAAGGTGTTTTTCGGTTGTTAGTCTTAGGTGATATGAAACGGGGTAAAAGCACGTTTCTTAATGCCTTAATTGGGGAAAATTTATTACCAAGTGATGTCAATCCCTGTACCGCAGTGCTAACGTTGCTCCGTTATGGCCCAGAAAAGAAAGTTACTGTTTTCTTTAAAGATGGTAAAAACCCGAAAGAGCTAGATTTTAAGAGCTTTAAACATAGTTATACGATCGATCCGGCAGAAGCAAAAAGACTAGAGCAAGAGAAAAAACAAGCATTTCCCGATGTAGATTATGCAGTAGTAGAATATCCCTTACCTTTACTAGAAAAAGGCGTAGAAATTGTCGATAGCCCTGGTTTAAACGATACGGAAGCGAGAAATGAATTATCTCTAGGTTATATCAATAATTGCCATGCCATTTTGTTCGTGTTAAGAGCTTCTCAACCTTGCACTTTAGGGGAAAGACGCTATCTAGAAAATTATATCAAAGGTCGGGGCTTAAGCGTTTTCTTTTTAGTTAATGCTTGGGATCAAATTCGCGAAAGTTTGATCGATCCGGACGATACGGAAGAATTGCAAGAAGCTGAAGATAGATTGCGGAAAGTTTTTAAAGCTAATTTGGCTGAATATTGTGTAGTTGATGGTTACGATGTTTACGATGAACGAGTATTTGAAATTTCTGCCATTAAAGCGTTACGCAAACGGATCAAAGAGCCTTATGCTTCTTTGGAAGGAACGGGTTTTACTGAGTTTATGGGTTCACTGAATACGTTTTTGACTAAAGAAAGAGCGATTTCCGAAATTCGGCAAGCCAGAACTTTAGCACGTCAAGCTTCTAATCGCGTGAAAGAAACGATCGCACGCCGAATCCCATTATTAGAACAAAATGTTAATGAATTTAAAGAAAGGATCGATTCAGTAGAACCGGAGTTTAAAAATTTAACTAATATTCGCGACCAATTCAAGCAAGAAATTCAATCTTTGCGAGATAGCAAAGCCAAAGGAATTGCAGATTCTTTTCGCGGTTACGTGATGAATTTGGGCAATACTTTTGAGACAGATTTCTTGCAATATCAACCTAATTTAAGGTTTGGAGATTTCCTCGATGCAGGTAAACGCGCTGCCTTTGAAGCTGCTTTGGTGCAAGCATTCGAGCAATATATGAATGACAAACTTTCAGCTTGGAGTTTTACCGCTGAAAAAGAAATGAATGGCGCATTTTCGCAACTAGCTAAAAGTGCAGCTAACTACGGTGCTTCTTACAGCAAAATAACCGATAAAATTACCGAAAAACTAACCGGACAAAAAATCCCAACTGCTAGCAATAACGTACCAGAAGATAATTCTCCGGCTTGGGCAAATTGGGCAATGGGATTAGTTTCTGTTGCGTCGGGTAATATGGCTGGTGCGGCATTATTGGGAGCAGGTTTTAACTGGAAAAATATCCTGATTAATTTAGTAGCAGTATTCGGACTTCGCAGTGTTATTTTAGCCATTTTTCCGGCTACGATTATCTTAGGGCCAATAGGTGTGGCATTGCTCGGATTAGGTGTTGGTGTTTTGCAAGCAGACCAAGCTCGCAAAGAAGTAGTAAAAGCAGCAAAAAAAGAGTTGGTTAAACATTTGCCACAAGTAGCACAACAACAATGGCAACCTGTTTACGATGCGGTGAAAGAATGCTTTGATACTTATGAAAAAGAAGTGAGCGATCGCATTAACGATGATATCAATTCTCGGAAAGCTGAATTAGATAATTTGCTGCAACAAAAACAATCTCGCGAAATTAATTATCAAACGGAATTAGCCCGTTTGAAAAAAATTGAATCGGATGTTTCATCTGAGTCGCAACAGGTGGAAGTAATCTATCAAAATTTCTTACGATCTGTGGCGTGA
- a CDS encoding dynamin family protein, with protein sequence MSYTTEAGSFLKDLDKVAQVRHDFARTLAKITTTIKEAEAEAESGSGELSLIRDIEDLDIARKNLQHGVFRLLVLGDMKRGKSTFLNALIGENLLPSDVNPCTAVLTVLRYGPEKKVTVYFKDGKLPEQIDFATFKREYTIDPDYAKKLEAENKLAFPDVKYAVVEYPLAMLQKGIEIVDSPGLNDTEARNELSLSYINNCHAILFVFRADQPATLTERRYLENYIKGRGLTVFFLINAWDEIRKGLIDPDDTEELKEAEQKVRQVFRSYLTEYCDVDGYDIYDERVFEVSSLKALRKRIKDVNDSLEGTGFAEFMAALNTFLTKERAIAELRQARFLARQTYNRVHEAVERRIPLLEQDVDELKRRISSVEPEFKQLTEIRDRFQAEITTARDRKARSIADSYRTYILNLGNTFESDFLRYQPQMGFFDSLSKGKREEFNAAFKQAFEQYIKDKIAAWELTAEREIHDAFAELAKSANEHGSAYTKVANSINEKLIGQTLFGAQNIGYEDDSPTWASWAMGFFSLISGNVAGVALAGAGFDWKNILVNWVAAIGITSFLAIFTGAFFGPIGFAVIGLGVGAFQVDQARKELIKATKKEFVKYLPQLAQEQWQPIHQAVKDCFDNYEREVTKRINDDIKSRQAELDNLLKQKESREIDRNAEINRLKNIDATVLSEYRHLESVYDDLLSYHG encoded by the coding sequence ATGAGTTATACCACTGAAGCTGGCAGTTTTCTGAAAGATTTAGATAAAGTTGCCCAAGTACGCCATGATTTTGCTCGCACCCTAGCTAAAATAACTACTACCATCAAAGAAGCAGAAGCAGAAGCAGAATCTGGTTCTGGGGAATTAAGTTTAATAAGAGATATAGAAGATTTAGATATTGCCCGAAAAAATTTACAACATGGTGTATTTCGCCTGCTAGTTTTGGGTGATATGAAACGGGGTAAAAGCACTTTTCTCAATGCTTTAATTGGAGAAAATTTATTGCCCAGCGATGTCAATCCCTGTACGGCAGTTTTAACGGTTTTGCGTTACGGCCCAGAAAAGAAAGTTACGGTTTATTTTAAAGATGGTAAACTTCCAGAACAAATTGACTTTGCTACTTTTAAGCGAGAATATACCATCGATCCAGATTATGCTAAAAAACTGGAAGCAGAAAATAAACTGGCTTTTCCCGATGTTAAATATGCGGTGGTAGAATATCCCTTAGCTATGCTGCAAAAGGGTATTGAAATTGTCGATAGTCCGGGGCTAAACGATACAGAAGCCCGCAACGAACTTTCTCTGAGTTATATTAATAATTGTCATGCAATTCTGTTTGTATTCCGAGCCGATCAGCCAGCTACCCTCACCGAACGCCGCTATTTGGAAAATTACATCAAAGGTCGTGGTTTGACGGTCTTCTTTTTGATTAATGCTTGGGATGAAATTCGGAAGGGATTAATCGATCCGGATGATACTGAAGAATTAAAAGAAGCTGAGCAGAAAGTCAGGCAGGTTTTTCGTAGCTATTTAACCGAATATTGTGACGTTGATGGCTACGATATTTATGATGAAAGAGTATTCGAGGTTTCTTCCCTAAAAGCTCTGCGGAAACGAATTAAAGATGTTAATGATTCTTTAGAAGGGACTGGATTTGCCGAGTTTATGGCTGCCTTGAATACGTTTTTAACCAAAGAAAGAGCTATTGCAGAATTACGACAAGCCAGATTTTTGGCGCGGCAAACTTACAATCGCGTTCATGAAGCAGTAGAACGGCGGATTCCTTTGTTAGAGCAGGATGTAGATGAATTAAAACGGCGGATAAGTTCGGTTGAACCGGAATTTAAGCAATTAACTGAAATACGCGATCGCTTCCAAGCAGAGATTACCACGGCCAGAGATCGAAAAGCCAGATCGATCGCCGATTCTTATCGCACTTATATCTTAAATTTGGGTAACACTTTTGAAAGCGATTTCTTAAGATATCAACCACAAATGGGGTTTTTCGATTCTCTAAGTAAAGGGAAAAGAGAAGAATTTAATGCTGCTTTTAAACAAGCATTCGAGCAATACATTAAAGACAAAATTGCTGCCTGGGAATTGACTGCCGAACGGGAAATACACGATGCTTTTGCAGAACTAGCTAAAAGTGCCAACGAGCATGGTTCTGCTTATACCAAAGTAGCCAATTCAATTAATGAAAAATTGATCGGACAAACTTTATTTGGCGCACAAAATATCGGTTATGAAGATGATTCGCCGACTTGGGCAAGTTGGGCAATGGGATTTTTCTCATTGATTTCTGGTAACGTAGCAGGTGTCGCGCTAGCTGGTGCTGGTTTTGATTGGAAAAACATCCTGGTAAACTGGGTGGCTGCCATTGGAATTACTAGCTTTTTAGCGATTTTTACTGGTGCGTTTTTTGGGCCAATTGGTTTTGCAGTGATTGGATTGGGAGTGGGTGCTTTTCAAGTGGATCAAGCTCGAAAAGAATTGATTAAAGCTACTAAAAAAGAGTTCGTCAAATATCTTCCCCAATTAGCACAAGAGCAATGGCAACCAATTCATCAGGCCGTCAAAGATTGTTTTGATAATTACGAACGAGAAGTTACCAAACGGATAAATGATGATATTAAATCCCGGCAAGCTGAATTAGATAATTTACTCAAACAAAAAGAGTCCCGCGAGATCGATCGCAACGCGGAAATAAACCGCTTGAAAAACATCGACGCTACGGTTTTATCGGAATACCGTCATTTGGAATCCGTGTATGATGATTTATTGTCATATCACGGCTAA
- a CDS encoding dynamin family protein, with amino-acid sequence MAQQQFNYNLVNSLQSALSILELDKNSQLYQDAISVCKHLANPGFRIAVFGPFNYGKSTLINAILGNRALPIDIIPTTGAAIYVKYGNELRTKIAMLDGREINESGTEILKKFAILDGDRRMRDDVSSVQVFCPHPFLQNGVELLDLPGTNDREEQDNLVRDKLLTADLIVQVLDGRQLMTLGEREKLRDWLLDRNIKTIVFVVNFLNLLEPEDQKEVYKRLRFLAESFRADLPPNISNLYRVDALPALRARLKGDVAAAQSSGLASLESALQSIIAFNQEKMGDVRLPRLATIGSQIKQLLQAKIQPIAEEVDTISSKRKAKIEIQQKAEKLIKQGFTTSILEFRDWLNEQTLLYRYQSEATSALQQNQFNIWEQDFFKPAVEKHRQAIVKWISQACEFFNYSQPEELSISFPAHPQVTLPNQPTSSEGLSDTAPVAVATGLGWVAGGPIGAAVLGGAAYILNKNIGKDKQQSSGEAYRDRVAQIYSDAAKDYLVRFSNEALSPLRQYEEKAAKVINFQIPEEPSELVNKRSQLNLLNGCLENLDRELHSINAN; translated from the coding sequence ATGGCACAGCAACAATTTAATTATAACCTGGTCAATAGCCTGCAATCAGCATTAAGTATACTGGAACTCGATAAAAACTCCCAGCTATACCAAGATGCCATCTCTGTTTGCAAACATCTAGCTAATCCCGGTTTTCGCATCGCCGTTTTTGGCCCTTTTAATTACGGCAAATCAACCTTAATTAACGCCATTTTGGGAAACCGCGCTTTACCAATTGATATCATTCCCACCACTGGCGCTGCTATTTACGTTAAATATGGCAACGAACTGCGAACAAAGATTGCCATGTTGGATGGTAGAGAAATCAATGAAAGCGGTACGGAAATCCTCAAAAAATTTGCTATTCTAGATGGCGATCGCAGAATGCGCGATGATGTCTCCTCAGTGCAAGTTTTCTGTCCCCATCCATTCCTGCAAAACGGCGTAGAACTGTTAGACTTACCAGGAACCAACGATAGAGAAGAACAAGATAACTTAGTGCGCGACAAACTTCTCACCGCCGATTTAATCGTACAAGTATTAGATGGTCGTCAATTAATGACTTTAGGCGAACGAGAAAAACTGCGGGATTGGTTACTAGATAGAAACATTAAAACGATCGTTTTTGTCGTCAATTTTCTCAATTTATTAGAACCAGAAGACCAAAAAGAAGTCTATAAACGTTTGCGTTTTCTCGCCGAAAGTTTTCGCGCCGATTTACCACCCAATATCAGTAATTTATACCGCGTAGATGCCCTACCTGCCTTGAGAGCCAGACTAAAAGGAGATGTCGCGGCAGCCCAAAGTAGCGGACTCGCTAGTTTAGAATCTGCATTGCAAAGTATTATAGCGTTCAACCAAGAAAAAATGGGAGATGTGCGTCTTCCTCGTTTAGCGACAATAGGCTCTCAAATCAAACAATTATTACAAGCAAAAATTCAACCTATTGCTGAAGAAGTAGACACTATTTCCAGTAAGCGAAAAGCCAAAATTGAAATTCAACAAAAAGCCGAAAAACTAATTAAACAAGGTTTTACAACTAGCATTCTTGAATTTCGAGATTGGCTCAACGAGCAAACACTCTTATATCGCTATCAATCCGAAGCTACTTCTGCTCTGCAACAAAATCAATTTAACATATGGGAACAAGACTTTTTCAAACCAGCAGTTGAAAAGCACCGACAGGCAATCGTAAAATGGATTAGCCAAGCTTGTGAGTTTTTCAATTATTCTCAACCTGAAGAATTATCAATTTCTTTTCCTGCTCACCCACAAGTAACTTTACCAAATCAACCAACCAGTTCAGAAGGTTTAAGCGATACCGCACCCGTAGCAGTAGCCACTGGTTTAGGATGGGTGGCTGGTGGTCCGATTGGAGCCGCCGTGCTGGGTGGTGCAGCCTATATTCTGAATAAAAATATAGGCAAAGATAAACAACAATCTTCAGGAGAAGCATATCGCGATCGAGTTGCTCAAATTTATTCCGATGCTGCCAAAGATTATCTAGTTCGTTTTAGTAATGAAGCTCTATCACCCCTACGCCAATATGAAGAAAAAGCCGCCAAAGTAATTAATTTTCAAATACCAGAAGAGCCATCAGAACTTGTTAACAAACGCTCTCAACTCAATTTACTAAATGGTTGTCTGGAAAATCTCGATCGAGAATTACACTCTATTAATGCCAATTAA